One window from the genome of Oryza glaberrima chromosome 3, OglaRS2, whole genome shotgun sequence encodes:
- the LOC127767887 gene encoding glutelin type-A 3, with the protein MATIKFPIVFSVVCLFLLCNGSLAQLLSQSTSQWQSSRRGSPRECRFDRLQAFEPIRTVRSQAGTTEFFDVSNELFQCTGVSVVRRVIEPRGLLLPHYSNGATLVYVIQGRGITGPTFPGCPETYQQQFQQSEQDQQLEGQSQSHKFRDEHQKIHRFQQGDVVALPAGVAHWCYNDGDAPIVAIYVTDIYNSANQLDPRHRDFFLAGNNKIGQQLYRYEARDNSKNIFGGFSVELLSEALGISSGVARQLQCQNDQRGEIVRVEHGLSLLQPYASLQEQQQEQVQPRDYGQTQYQQKQLQGSCSNGLDETFCTMRVRQNIDNPNLADTYNPRAGRITYLNGQKFPILNLVQMSAVKVNLYQDALLSPFWNINAHSVVYITQGRARVQVVNNNGKTVFDGELRRGQLLIIPQHHVVIKKAQREGCSYIALKTNPNSMVSHMAGKNSIFRALPDDVVANAYRISREEARRLKHNRGDELGVFTPSHAYKSYQDISVSA; encoded by the exons ATGGCAACCATCAAATTCCCTATAGTTTTCTCCGTCGTTTGCTTGTTCCTCTTGTGTAATGGTTCGTTAGCCCAACTTCTTAGCCAAAGTACTAGTCAATGGCAAAGTTCTCGCCGTGGAAGTCCAAGAGAGTGCAGATTTGATCGGTTGCAAGCATTTGAGCCGATTCGCACTGTAAGGTCCCAAGCTGGTACAACTGAGTTTTTTGATGTCTCTAATGAGTTGTTTCAATGTACTGGAGTATCTGTTGTCCGTCGAGTTATCGAACCTAGAGGTCTTCTGTTACCTCACTACTCCAATGGAGCAACTTTGGTATATGTCATCCAAG GCAGAGGTATAACAGGACCAACTTTCCCAGGATGTCCTGAGACCTATCAACAACAGTTTCAGCAATCCGAGCAAGACCAACAATTGGAAGGCCAAAGCCAAAGCCATAAATTTAGAGATGAACATCAAAAGATCCACCGTTTTCAACAGGGGGATGTAGTTGCATTGCCTGCTGGTGTTGCTCATTGGTGCTACAATGATGGTGATGCACCAATTGTTGCCATATATGTCACTGATATATACAATAGTGCTAACCAACTTGATCCTAGACACAGG GATTTCTTTTTAGCTGGCAACAATAAGATAGGTCAACAATTGTATAGATATGAGGCAAGGGACAATTCGAAGAACATCTTTGGTGGATTTAGTGTTGAACTACTTAGCGAGGCTCTTGGCATAAGTAGTGGAGTAGCAAGACAACTCCAGTGCCAAAATGACCAAAGAGGAGAAATAGTTCGTGTTGAGCATGGGCTTTCCTTGCTCCAACCATATGCATCGTTGCAAGAGCAACAACAAGAACAGGTGCAACCGAGAGACTATGGCCAAACACAATATCAACAAAAACAACTTCAAGGTAGTTGCTCTAATGGTTTGGATGAGACCTTTTGTACCATGAGGGTAAGGCAAAATATCGACAACCCAAACCTCGCAGATACATACAACCCCAGAGCAGGAAGGATCACATATCTAAATGGCCAAAAGTTCCCCATTCTTAATCTTGTACAGATGAGTGCCGTTAAAGTAAATTTATATCAG GACGCACTCCTTTCACCTTTTTGGAACATCAACGCTCATAGTGTCGTGTATATTACTCAAGGTCGTGCCCGAGTTCAAGTCGTCAACAACAATGGAAAGACAGTGTTCGATGGAGAGCTCCGTCGTGGGCAGCTTCTAATTATACCACAACACCATGTAGTCATTAAAAAGGCACAAAGGGAAGGATGCTCATATATTGCATTGAAAACCAACCCTAACTCCATGGTTAGCCACATGGCAGGAAAGAATTCCATCTTCCGCGCACTTCCTGACGATGTTGTAGCAAATGCATATCGTATCTCAAGAGAAGAAGCTAGGAGGCTCAAGCACAATAGGGGAGATGAGTTAGGTGTGTTCACTCCTAGTCATGCCTACAAGAGCTACCAAGACATATCTGTGAGTGCATAA